The genomic stretch AACCAGGTAATCTCTGATATGTTGTATGTCTAGCCAGGTGggacataaattaaaaaaaaaaaaagaagaagcagctcAGAATACTAGAGAGGACCTGTTGCTGGGTTCCTCTGAGGGACCAAGTGGGCACTGACCTCCAACCTAGAACCATTTATCACTGCTGAATTCAGGAATAATTTTCTAACTTTTCCCTTGCTTAAAGCAAATTCTTTATTTCAAACAGGATCAAGTATATAATAACTGGCCATTTTATTTGACACAGGAGAGCTTTAAAATCCTTATATTCATTAAGCTTTGTTCTAGCCTATTAAGTATGTTACAATGGGCTGTCGATATACATGGAGACAGAGCCTAAATTTCAAATTCCTGAAACTCTCTGAGTagcatttccttatctgtgaggGAAGAGGCTTGCCCTACCTGACCCATCCTCTCCTCCAAAATCCTGACAGAGAAACTGTACTTTGAAGATTTTGGTTCCAACTCTTACCACCAGATGTCACCATTGCTACTTAGGAATAGGTAACTTGAGAGACAGCAgaatcatgaataaacaaaaaacctctaCTTATTccaattaattaaataaatatttattgaacacttaaatTGCCCAGACCACTAATACCAGGTGTTTTGGATGAAAAAGACCATCATGCCCTCAAAGAGACTAGAGGAGACATGGAAGCAATCACACATCAATGCCCTTAAAACATACAACATAAAGCCAAGAAATCAAATGCTCAGTGAAAAATCAACATACCATCTCCTTAAGGTACAATATCACTTCCAGGAATACCTTCTCTGACTCCAACCCTGGGGTTAGGTCCCTCAGCTGAAAGTTACTGGTGCAACCTATGCCTAGTATTCATCATGCTTTTTGTAATCACTTAATGGCAGCCTACCTTGCTAGACTGTCATTTGTGAGGGCAGGGCCCATGCATCCACCCTGTTGTTTTCCGAAGCTTACCACAGTACTAAGGGTAGTAGCAGTCATTTGCTGAATTTACTTATGCATCAAGTGCTATGCTAGACTCCTTATAGTCACCACTGCATTTAATCTTCCCAATGACCCTAGGCCACTGATACtgtccccatcttacagatgagggacCCATGGCTACCTGGCTAGGAGGTGGCAGAACCATGAACCCAGAACTGATTCAGTAACATGTACTATCACATCAACCTGAGCCACTTTTAAGAACTTTCATTATTTGATGCCAACCTGTTTATCCAGCTAACTTACCACTCTTTTCCTTGGATAAGCAACCCCACCCTTAATTACATAATGCTCACTACCCTTTCAACACTTCACTCCTGTTTGCCCTGTCCTCTGGCATTGGCCTAGATCAACTTCTTTCAAATGATTagtttaataaaatcaataaggtACTCATCTATTAGAACAATTTTCTGAAATTCGTTCCCAAATTTGTTCTTCTACAGAAGGTTTATCCTTCATGAAACAATGGTTAGAACTGCCTACCAAGACCTCCTATGAGGGCTATTAGAACCTGAGAAAATAGTTCCTAGTAACAGCTTTTACTTTTAAAGCACTTTTCACACCCATATAATGACCTATAAACTTTATAGGACTGTAGAAATTACCTAGCTcaaacttctcattttatagCTAAGACAGAAAACTCTGATTTGATCCAAGGTTTAGTCAGGAGAGTCAAGACCATGCCGTAACCTCTTGCCTAATTGTATTAATGTATGAAAACTGCTGCCACTCTAGCGTTAACTTCACAAAGGCCAACATTTCTAGTACCTGTTGGCATCTACCACTTGACTGCCCAGATTCCAGTACCAAACCTGCCACCCTTTCTAGCTCTGAGACCCTGGGTTAGATATTTACACTGTttatgcctcagtctcctcctctgttAAATAAGGATTATAGTTCTTACTTCTTAGGATTGTTAGGAAATCTGACATTATAAatgaaaagcacttagaacagtgtgtGGCAtacagtaaatactcaataaacattaaccATTGTTCCTACTTGATATTCTTTCACCGTCGTTCCtactaaaattacaaaacattctctcttttcttggaACTTAATCCTTGTGTTACACTTTGaggaatgatttattttttccaaactgaAATAAATACAAGGCAATTGATGTGTTCACTTACTTTACTAACACTACATTTACCATGTTATCACCATGGAATGTAAATTCAGGTTACACGAGAAAATTTCATGTATAATAAAGCATTCTGGAGTATGCCAAAGTTTGTGTATAAATGTCTGACCAAACCACCTTGCTGATAAATCATTAATCACTTCAAATATAGGTAATTTGTTAACATTTATGAttcttacagagaaaataaacaaacttcaAACATTTAAGAAGTATTTTTCATTTACCTTTGCATTAGtacttaaaatacacatttctatttcaagatgacatttaaaaattcgaatacaaCAGCAGCATAAATATAACTCTCCAATTACAAAAAAAAGCTAAACTGGGATCCACAGTTAAGTTATTCTCATGTTTACAAGTATGATTCTGAAATAAATACTACTTCTAAGCAGCTGTTATCGGCTTTTTGGGTTTGgtttaaatacacatattttcagTTGTGGGGAAGCTTATATTCTTTGCACTGTTCTGAAAGGATTAAGAGCCCTAAAAACTGAAGTACTCAGTCTGCAAAACAGgcagaaaaaagttaaataggaTTCCTATATAACATCAAAAGCATGTGATATTCTGCAGCAATTGGGAGTACTTCAGAATTGGCAAACTGTCCTCTTTACAACTAATTTTAACAGAAGAGTTTAAGAAGGAGCATATTTTATCACTACATTTAAAAGTGACATGTTTCTTTTGTGCTAATTTGACTCCCGTGAATGACCTAGCTAGTTAATTGGTCACAAGTAATTTGGTTACCAGGCAAATCAAACCTGCAAGAAAAAAAGCCAATATTTAAATTACCATATTATTGTCTGACCCattcaaatgatttattttcaacataaacataaaaactcACTATGAGATGCCTAACTAAAAAGCAAGCACCACCAAAAAACCAAGACAGCTTCTCTTCTTCTAAGGTTTAGGCTTTGCCCAGAATTCCTTATACATGGAATAGCCCAtacctaaagaaaaaagaaatattagttaAGCATTTAAATATTTCCCACAATATTAAGGAGATTAAAAACAGTTCATAAGACAGTTAAAAGTAGCACCTTACTAACATGCAATATTTACAAGGTGAAGATGACCCAAGGCTGCTTATTCTTGCCTTCTTAAACTATTCaaatttctgaaattctttttatatggGTTCCTAACTAGCTCAAGGCTAGTATGACTAGTTCAGACTactgaaatatgttttaaagaacaATCAGTACTTATCTTACAACTTTAAAAGGAGTCACTCTTGACTTTATTTGGTATTATTTGATATTACATAGCAACGAAATATAAAGCCAATAAAAGAATGTAAtacctatattaaaaaaatcttttcaggggtgcctgcgtggctcagttggttaagcatctgactcttgattttggctgtcatgatctcagggctgtgagatcaagccccatgttgggctccacactgagcatggagtctgcttaagattctctctccctctctccctgtcccaccCCTTTGGGCTCTTTAAAACCCAAACTTTTCCACTTTCAAAAATTCAGTAAAACAGCAACCAACCATATGTCTCCCAGATAATGAATCTTACTACCAACCCTATTTACATAACTGGACTCCAGTGAAATTATAAACTCTGTGATGAACAgaattgccttttctttctttaaaactagTAGGATATCACAGACTATGTCACTATTTGAACTATTTTTATTAATGCAATTTTTATGTGAGAATAAATATGTGACATTACAAACTACTTCAAAGTCAGCTAAAAGAatctactttgttttatttacaaagaaatcTATTAATGGGAATTACAAACTTGAAAGTTTCCTAAAAAACCTACCAAGAGTCATTGCTCCCACAACAAAGCCTTGGGCTGCCACACGCATGTGGATTAGGTGAACAGACATTTTAGTATTTCCCCTGCTCTTTAATTTATATAATCCATATGCGACGATTGCTGCAAACCCCGCCATTCCTGTAAAACAAATCGTCACATATGTCATATGCATGGGGTCAGAGAACCAAAATGACTTTACAATCAATGTACTTTCTACTATTTTTATAAGGATGTTTTATAAGACTATTAATCAACTAACATACAAATTGAGTCTTTAGTTTTCTCcctcaaaaccaaaaaaccataATCGGCAGCAAACAGTAGAAGATTCGGAAGGTTaagatcattttcaaaatgtGGGCTGTGGGGCCTGTACGTGCTTTAGAGTGCCAAAGGAATGCTTCCTCTACGTCCTACTTCCTTCCCTGAAGGGAATCAGTTAATATAGCACAGACTGTAATAAACCCTGTGAGTGTAAGCTTTTTTTGAGTCTTTTGAGTCCTTCTAGCAAATCACTGAGACTGAGGGTGGTTGAGGTCacacacatttaatgaaataagaGTCAATAAAAGAAGGCTGAACACACACAGAAATTTGTAAAAAGAGGTATATCTAGCCAATTTCAGATATTTCAAGAATATATGAAGACACTAAAACAAATGCTTTCAGGATGCGGCTGATGGACGAGTTGACCACACTTCTCCTGTATTAAAACTTACAACAGACTCATTAGAATATTAAAGTCAGACTTACCAATGGGAACAAATGGTGCCTCTCTAGCTTTTCGGATAAGTTTAGATCCCTGATCTTCATcatatgaagaaagagaaacatctGTGCCAGTTGACATTGTGACTGAAGAATCCTCCTGAAAGAGAATTTCCAGGAGGTTCTGCTATTAGAAACTTCTAGAACACTAAATAGCTGGAtgtgattattataatttttttaaagattttttattatttatttaaatacacagagaggagagagagagagaggcagagacacaggcagagggagaagcagactccatgcagggcgcctgatgtgggacttgatcccgggtctccaggatcacaccctgggctgaaggcggcactaaaccgctgagccacctgggctgaccaGCTGGATGTAATTAAAACATTCTGGTTTCCACATAAAAATCTGGTAGGTCATCCTTgaagtttaaaaagaattttttagaaactaaatgtatttttaatgcgCAGCTACCTTTAGGAAGAGTTGTATTTATCCCTATTGTTTTGATGTTTATCCCATAGAACCAATTCCTATTTGTTTAtgtttaagtaggcttcacacccagcatggaccccagtgtggggcttgaactcacaatcctgagatcacgatctgagctgacatcaagagtcatatgcttaataGAGTGAGCTACTGGGGGAACCCCAATCAATTCCTTTTTAACACCACATCACTGATAACagggaaagctttttttttttttttaattgaaataactTTTGTCAATAAAAATAGTAACCATTGATTTTCTGGCTATTTTCACCCTAAATTCAACTTAACATCTTCactcaaaccaaaccaaaaaatacTCCTTACTGTCTCTTCAAACCATGCTGAATATCCTAAATGCTTCTAAGTGTAGTTTTTATTGGTTACAACCGAGACTGACTCCAACATGGCATCTGGCTTCCATTCTCACCTCTGATATGGTTCCTAACCTATTACACTAATCTCCATTATTGATGGTGGTTGTTTTGGGGAAAAGATTATAGCCTTTCTAAACAACCAAAACTTCTACTTAGCTCATTATttacttcttctctctctctcttttttaagattttatttatttattcatagacacagagagagaggcagagacacagacagagaagcaggctccatgcagggagcctgatgtgggactcgatcccgggtctccaggatcacaccccaggctgcaggtggcgccaaactgctgtgccaccggggctgccctcattatttacttcttttaagGACAAAGCTTTTATATTAGATACTATTGCTAGAAACGCctctttttaagtataatttatattcaattGAACATAATatagccttttaatttttttttacttagggTTACTATTTTTAACATCACTGCAgcgaaagaaaagaaagaaaagaaaagaaaagaaaagaaaagaaaagaaaagaaaagaaaagaaaagaaaagaaaagaaaagaaccctgAGGGTCTTCTTAATGAATGAATACCTCCTAAATTTCAGCTCTCCTTTCCTTTACATACCCTGTATTCCCTGGGCCTCTCTCTTAAAATTCTCTACCTTCTTTTATATTCCTCCTTTAAGCAGTACCAAAAAAAGGCAAGATATTAGCCTGATCATTATATAGATAagggggcagaaaaaaaaaaaaagattcacttcCATGACCACAGAGACCAGAAAAGGTTCCATTCTCCTTTTACATAGGAAGCTATTTAATAGGTGTTTCATAATAACGAGAAAACAAATTCAGTTTCACCTTGGtcacaataaatatgtatatacttcCTTCTTCACTGAGCTGATTTAAACTGCCAATAAACGTTACCCACAGATAAAAGGGAGTCAAGCATAGTATGTTAAGTGTACAAGTCTGATTAGTGTCAGTTACAATAAACTCAAAAGTCAACTGCCCATCCCACTACCCATATAACATCTTACCTTCACTTCTGGGTTTTTCATGTACATCACGCATCATACTCCCTTCAATAAAAACTCTCATTCAACACTTTGCTATTCCAGGGTTTTAAGTAGAGGTAGGACCCTCAAAGAAAATCCAACTCTAAAGGAGGCATAGTGCTTAGTCTGAAAAGTGAAATCATCCTTCCAAGCCCCCATCCCTATTGGGAAGAATACCACTGATCTGAAAAGGAAACCTTAAACCAGGGGAGTTGTACAGCATCACACATCTAAAGTAAGAGGAAACTCTAACTAGAActagtctttctcttttttaaaaaaaacatttatttatttatttatttatttatttatttatttattatttatgatagacatagagagaggcagagacacaggaggagggagaagcaggctccatgccggaagcccgacgcgggactcgatcgcgggactcgatctcgggactccaggatcacgccctgggccaaaggcaggcaccaaaccactgagccacccagggatcccctctttctctttttttgtactGATACCTGCTAACTGACTAAAGCCCTACTTGCTGAGCTTTTATCATATATAAGGGTTAGCAAGTTCTAGGTTTAAAACACTATGTATGTGAGGAGTTAgaacaaaaaaaacactgaaataattaATGTGATGTTAaacattagatatatttttttaaagggacagGATAGAGTATGATTACTTGCAAGAGCATAACAGAGAATGAGGAACTGAATTCAGAGTGTGGTTCTTTTAGTTTGGGAACtttcacaaagaaatatttaagactgGCCCTCAAGAAAGAAGAGACTGGACTAGATGGAGAGATTAAACATTATATTTTAGGCTAGTGTATGCTTATTTGTTGCTTTCAAAACTAACCATTAGTTTCCGAAGGTCATAACAGTTTATAACAACTCCTCCTTCCACCTTTCTTGCCAATGAACCCCACAATCAAATcatattaaatttcttaaaaatgggggatcccctggtggctcagccttcggcccagggtgtggtcctggagacctgggatagagtcccacatcaagctcctgcatggagcctgcttctctctctgcctatgtctctgcctctctctgtgtctgtcatgaataaataaataaaatcttaaaaaataataataataaagttctaAAAAAGGTTCTCTATACTCCAGTGCCTCTGTACAATCTGATTTCTCTAACACTGTTGCTCCCTTTTCTTCATCTCCTTCAGATATTCTTTTTCCTAGCTAACTCCTCCCATTTTTCAGGTTCTTACCTTAACTGACTTCCACTTGAAGTCTCCCTGGACTTTTTAAGTTTATGATCATTGCTTTGACTATGCAGTTCTATAGGATCCCATGCTTTCCCTAAAAAAACTCTTATAAAACCTGCTTAACTGTTTCTCTTGCTAGAATCCTTGAAGCAAGCAGGCTATACCTGCCCTGCTTGTATCTATCTCCACTACCTGCCATGATGCTTTGCATGTAGTAAGCATACCacagaatatttgaataaatttaaaaatgatatatttcaacAATTAAAATTATTCTCAGTTAATTCATTTAGTAATATTTAGTGAAAACAGTAACAAGTATACACATTTGTAGAGTTTAAGTGTTCAGTAAGAAAAATGCCAAACTAGATGTCCCTAAGTGCTTATTTAATTCtattcataaaagaagaaatgataactTGAGCAGGTCTTGGTTCCCCACAAGAGACAAAACTATTATATAACATAATCCACTTTTAAAAACTAGCACCTTTTGTAGATATatacattctttcttcctttgcttaattATTCCTAAACTAAGAAGTTATTTGGGAATTATCTGGATCAGTATAACTGTTCAACAGGTCAACAgaattttttccctccctcctgcaggaaGGTGGGGATGGCAGTCTCTCTcctatatataaaagaaaatccaCTCATCTCCATTCCTCACCTATGATACAGACTGAAGTTTGGACGGGTAGGATATTTGATCTGGTTTTCTGATCAGAGTAAGGATAAGGGCGTGGGGACATTTGAAGGCATTTTATGTGCCATTTTATGGCAcatttgaagataaaattaataaggaggaatataaaaaatcCAACACACACCATAGATTATActagacttcaaattatatttttataccatCTCATGAATTCTAATATACCATATATTCCTAAGACTCCTTGCACGTAAGATTTGGTAATTCTCTAATTACCAGCTGAAAGTTTCCCAAGTATTTATGATTTACAGCCATGCCAGTTGAAAATGGCTAACTTTTAAAGTATCAGGATCAATAACTATGAATCATATAATTTGAGAATAACAACCCAGATGATTAATCCATGCCAACAGcctaattttacagatggaaaaaggGTTATATGAACTGCTCAACCAGAGAGGGGAGGATTAGAACTCAGATCTCCCCAAACAGTCCAGAGTTCTTTTGATTGACAATATATTGCCAAGCATCAATCTTATAATGCTGGTAAAATATTTGATCtgagaaatattaaaatctattccttaacagaaatttttttctgcatttttttcttcgaaatgtaaaaaaaagatgcaaatcattcccaaaattaaatgaaactttCTTCTCCAGTGACTTAACTCATCCACCAATTTCAACTGTGCTTTGAATAGATCTTTTTTCACTAGGACCACTTCcagattttcctttaattttctcatcCACCCATAGCAATTGACCTAGATCTCTGTCAAAAAGTTGAACAGGTACAAAAAGGGGCACCAACGACCGGATGATATTCAAAGCCAGTTTGAAAATACTAATTATTCTCTGAACTTAGTAAGATACCACTGCAGACCTTTCCAAATGCATGGGAACCTAGAAACGACATCAGCGAAGGTGAGCTGCCCAGCTTAAGGGGCTGTAACATGTAACAGACTGACTGAAGGATCTTCACACCCTGTCATTTTGGTCACAGGAACAACAAGGGCTTCAAGTTTTGATTTTCCATCAGTTACCTGTCAGCTGGTTTTAAAGGACTAAAAGGCCTCAGTCTGGAGATTCCGATTCAGAGGGTCTGGGCAGGGCCCGAGGAATCTGTAATTTAAGAAGCCCCCTTCAACGGACTCTGGGACACAAGGAAGTTAAGAGATTCCCCGATACAGAGTATTCAAATACATGTGTCATGCTGGGGCCTGGTGCCACTTCAATCGTCTGGACTTTTCAATCCAGACCGGTTAAACTCGAAAGCGCCTGGGTACTTCTGGAAGCCTGAGTCGTGAGGTGGGGATTACCCCCGAGCCGGAACTAGCTGCTGCCCACACTCGTGATGAGAGTGAAAAGCGAGCAGCACTGTCGAAATTATTTCAGCTGCTCCCAAATTCTAGACCCGCGCTTTGCTTTCTAACCCTCACGGGCGGGTCTAGCTTTCAGGAAGAAATGTAATTCCCGTCACGGCTGCCCTATACAGGGCCCGAGGCCTTCTTACCTTCCCAGGGTAGGAGGGGGTCGACCAGGGTGGGGGGAACCACGGGGTCGTGGAGAAGTCACAAGGCCGTGCGGTTTCACGCCCTCAGCCTTTCGAACCTCTTGCCCTCTCTGCTCCTGTGACCTTGTCGGGACTCCACCGCCGGAgcgctcgccccccccccccccccccccccgttcctCACCCACCGCGCGGGCCCGCTCTCCCGGAGGCTCCCTGCTCCGGGGCTCCGGGTACTTTCCGCGCGACCTGCTGCCTGAGGTCGGCCCCAACCCCTTCCGCGGGTCTTCCCTCTCCTCGGCCACGACTCATCCACGAGCCTCTGCTTCATCCCCTCAGCCGACAGGCCGTTAGGCCTGGTCTCTGGAccgcccccactccccccccctcCATCCGGCAAATTTCCCTCAACCTCGAGGTCGGGCCGAGACCTGCCAAGCCCACCTCGCCCCCCTTCAACTCGGGCATtgctcccctcctcccagtcCCGCGGCCCCCACCACTCCTAAGGCCCTCTCGGCCCAACCAAGCGCGGCCCCACTTCTTCCCGCCTCACCGTGGGGCGTCCTCGGCTCCCAAGACTCCCTCACGCTTCACTCACCAAAGACAACGCTCTGCCCAAACTCCAACCGGCTTCTGGCTCTCACCCACGCCCGCAGTGCAGCCGGCGTCTCCTCGTCCCGCCCACACCCGGCACCAGCCAATCACAGGCCAGCGGGTGGCTGGCGGGGGTCCCGCGGGTGCGTGCGTGTGCGCGGTGGGTGGGGCGGGTCCGGGATTGACTGGAGCGACGCACGCTGCCGGCTTCTCCTCGTCCCGCCCACACCCGGCACCAGCCAGTCACGGGCCAGCGAGTGGCTGGCGAGGGTCCCGGTgggtgcgtgcgtgtgcgtgatGGTGGCTCCGGCTCCCCGGCCCTCGCGTGGTGATGGCGTCACGGTGAGGGTTCACCGTCCGCGGTTCTGCGGCGCCCCTGGCTCCTAGCCCGGCGGAACCTCAGATTTCTCTCGCCCTTTCTCCCTCGTGCAGCGACGGCGAGCACCGTGAACGTTGCGTTCCGAGCGCGGGTGGGGCGGGGCCGGCCCTGAGGGGTTTCGGCCGCCGCCAGTCCTAGGGAGGCTCGGGGGAGGGCGTTTCTGCATTCAGGggcgccggcggcggcggggcgacGGAGCGCTGGTTCCGTTCCGCGACCCTGGTGGCTCTGTGCTGCCACGAAGGTGTGCGGTCGGGCCTCTCGTGGAAACTTTCTTGGCGCTTAACCTGTGGTGGGGGCAGCCATTGGTTGCAAGCATGGGGTCGCTGGAGCGGTGACCTCACCCAGAATGGGGGAGGTTTCTCTGAAGGAACAAGTGTCGGCGGCCCCTGGTGACGGGGAACTTCCGGGGACAGAGCCTTTAGCTTGTTCGTCTGATAGTGTCTGGCGAATTGGTGCAAAGCATCAACGACTGTGCCAAAGGGAATAGGTCTTAAGTTAGAATCCCTTAATAGAACCGCGAAATGCGGCTGATTGCCAGTGCTGTGTCACACAGGCAGGAACTAAGTGCCCTGGGCCCCGGATTTTCAAAATCTTCTGTCACATAATTGACTTAAGACACATGTAGGAAACATTCATGCTGTGGCTGATGAATTAAAAACCCCATACCTTTATTATATTTGTGCTTTTCAGCTGCTTGAAGAAGGCACCTATTTTTCCGGTTCATTGCCAGTGAtgttaaatgaagaaaagcaTAACGGATGCAGTAATTGGAGGGCTGCAAAAATAAGGAGGGATAATCAGGGGCTTATTTAAGATAATAAGACGACAAAAGAGCCTAAGAGACCTGAATAGGAAGGCAAGTCATTAACTCCTGTGATTCTGGAAATACAAAGGCTAACAGCCGCAGTGAGCAGTGGGCGTATTCGTTCCTGAAGGGGGTTTGTACACATCAAAATAATGTTAGATAATTTGATTTCCAGAGAATGAGATTCGAGATCAGGGAAACTTGAGTGTTGTTAGCCCCAGGCTGGCCACCTAGTTGTGACGAGGGCTTCTTTCTCAAAGCCCACTAAGATGGAGGTAACAGTGGTGCTGGTTAAAGAGGAATGCGCGTAGAGTGTTTAGCGTTTAGCGTGATGCCTGCCATGAAAAGTGTGAACTATTGCTTTAAAAACTCCTGTGCTTTATGATTGTGCTTCTGAagtggctttctgacatcgaaagggaataaaggggaaaggagagaaaatgagtgaaaatatcagagagggtgacagaacatgagagactcctaactctgggaaacgaacaaggggtagtggaaggggaggtgggcgggctgacggggtgactgggtgacggaaaAAATTCCTGGGCTGTGAATTGTATGGGAGGAAGCAGACACTTCCTTATTTGTGTGAGAAATTATCTCTGTCTAATCGGTATATAGAAACCAAGATCTTGGTAAGTGATAAATATCTCAATCAGataatgcagattttttttatagaaattattcTGCTATACTTGATTCCATATTGTGTTATAAGAAAACAACAGTGACTACAGACAAACcattacatctttcttttttcttttttttaataaattaattttttattggtgttcaatttaccaacatacagaataacacccagtgctcatcccgtcaagtgtccccctcagtgcccatcacccatttacccccacccccctcccacctcccctccccaccacccctagttcatttcccagagttaggagtctttatgttctgtctccctttctgatatttcccacacatttcttctcccttcccttatattccctttcactattatttatattccccaaatgaatgagaacatacactgtttgtccttctccgattgacttacttcactcagcataatacccattACATCTTTCATAGCGCAGACATAATTGGTAACAAATGTACGTCATGTACATTTCATTCTTACTTTGTCATTTAGAAGTATAATGCAGAAGATGTTAAATCATTATTTGGGTTCTCATGTATTAAATGAACCCACTTGTAGTTTATAAAAGGAAAGCACAAGAAGCATCTGCCTGTTTTGCTAATTTCCCCTCTCTTAGAGAGCCTTTGTAACTTCTCAGGTTGCACGTAGCAGTCTTCACATGACCTTATCTTCTATGAAAGaaatgctcttcctttttttttttttttttaagaaatgctcTTCTAAACTCAGATGTCTCCTTAGGCTGAGGCCCAGCTTAAAGCTACATTACCTCGttttctgttgtgtgtgtgtggttttttttaattatctttcttaaaaCTACTTTGTGATCTTTGTGAAATTTTGTCTAAACCAAATGTTAAACCTTTGGAGCAAATTGGTAATAtctgcagatatttttaaaactagagtTCGAAGTCCCCTCCAGCAATTACTGGACATGTATGTTGTGGTGGATACTGCACTGGATTCGGAAGCTAAAGAC from Vulpes vulpes isolate BD-2025 chromosome 11, VulVul3, whole genome shotgun sequence encodes the following:
- the HIGD1A gene encoding HIG1 domain family member 1A, mitochondrial; its protein translation is MSTGTDVSLSSYDEDQGSKLIRKAREAPFVPIGMAGFAAIVAYGLYKLKSRGNTKMSVHLIHMRVAAQGFVVGAMTLGMGYSMYKEFWAKPKP